One stretch of uncultured Cohaesibacter sp. DNA includes these proteins:
- a CDS encoding dihydrodipicolinate synthase family protein → MSKKYFGSIPPIITPIDENENVDEGALRQLVDRCIDTGMHGIFVAGSNGECLALTQKERDRAIKIVLDQTNGRVPVMCGVMDASTRRVIDNIKALEQMGGSCAVITPVFYARHATQDETVRHFEEIARHTDMDLMLYNIPPFTGQTVKPAAIFRIAEIDNVVGYKDTTSSFIDFQTCVEHFKGSDFALLQGSTLLSAASMLIGADGFIPSMAPLFPEPFVKCYDYGRAGDIERTMKCHAVIEEICNIFPLAKSQTASTKFAISRLGFLDKRVCQPTEPITPEQETAVIKAIEAIEEKIAALP, encoded by the coding sequence ATGAGCAAGAAATATTTCGGCAGTATTCCTCCGATCATTACGCCAATCGATGAAAACGAGAATGTGGATGAGGGAGCGCTCCGGCAGTTGGTCGATCGGTGTATCGACACTGGCATGCATGGCATTTTTGTCGCCGGGTCAAACGGGGAGTGCCTGGCCCTCACCCAAAAGGAACGAGACCGGGCAATCAAAATCGTGCTGGATCAAACCAATGGCCGAGTTCCCGTGATGTGTGGTGTCATGGATGCGAGTACTCGCAGGGTCATCGACAACATCAAGGCACTCGAACAGATGGGTGGGTCTTGCGCGGTCATTACACCTGTCTTTTATGCCCGGCACGCAACACAGGATGAAACGGTTCGGCATTTTGAAGAAATTGCCCGCCATACTGACATGGATTTGATGCTCTACAACATCCCGCCGTTCACAGGACAGACCGTCAAGCCAGCGGCGATCTTCCGGATCGCGGAAATCGACAATGTCGTCGGATACAAGGATACGACGAGTTCCTTCATTGATTTCCAAACCTGTGTTGAGCATTTCAAGGGCAGTGACTTCGCCTTGCTTCAGGGCTCGACCCTGTTGTCTGCGGCGAGCATGCTGATCGGTGCCGATGGCTTCATTCCATCCATGGCCCCTCTCTTCCCCGAGCCCTTCGTCAAATGTTACGACTACGGTCGTGCAGGTGACATCGAACGCACGATGAAGTGCCATGCCGTAATCGAGGAAATCTGCAACATCTTTCCTTTGGCAAAGAGTCAGACCGCTTCAACTAAATTTGCGATCAGCCGATTGGGCTTCCTGGACAAACGTGTTTGTCAGCCGACAGAGCCCATCACGCCAGAACAGGAAACTGCAGTGATCAAGGCAATCGAGGCCATTGAAGAGAAAATTGCTGCTCTGCCTTGA
- a CDS encoding hydroxyacid dehydrogenase, producing the protein MDTVLLSHPLYKDGMEVLKGKVNVNITNEGDSDIILPQLQQADGFILRIGKIDRKAIEACPNLKVIARPGVGVDSVDIDAATENGIPVVVAPRANSRSVAEHALALMLSISKNLLESDTETRKGNFSIREKYATTELAGLTVGVVGFGNIAQFFAGYCAALGMQVLVFDPYVSEEVISGAGYRNAADLEELFQNSDVISLHVPSTPTTKNMINAVSLGMMKPNALLVNTARGDLIDEAALYDALSTNRIKAAGLDVLHAEPMPSGHPLFSLPNLLVSPHLAAQTPQATAKAVVMAAEGTLAILRGERWKNVFNPSVYDHPKWQGT; encoded by the coding sequence ATGGATACAGTACTCTTGTCACATCCCTTGTACAAGGATGGCATGGAGGTCCTCAAAGGCAAGGTCAATGTCAACATCACCAATGAGGGTGACAGCGATATCATTTTGCCTCAACTGCAACAGGCTGATGGTTTCATCCTTCGGATCGGCAAAATCGATCGCAAGGCAATAGAGGCCTGCCCCAATCTGAAGGTGATCGCGCGACCCGGCGTTGGTGTCGACAGCGTGGATATCGACGCGGCGACAGAGAACGGTATTCCGGTGGTGGTAGCCCCTCGAGCCAATTCTCGCTCAGTTGCTGAGCATGCGCTGGCCCTGATGCTGTCCATCAGCAAAAACCTTCTGGAGAGCGACACTGAAACTCGCAAAGGCAATTTCTCAATTCGCGAGAAGTATGCAACGACTGAACTCGCCGGGTTGACCGTTGGTGTCGTCGGTTTTGGCAACATCGCTCAGTTTTTCGCCGGCTATTGTGCCGCTCTGGGCATGCAAGTTCTGGTGTTTGATCCCTATGTCTCTGAAGAGGTCATATCGGGAGCTGGCTATCGCAATGCTGCGGACCTGGAAGAACTGTTTCAGAACTCTGATGTCATATCCCTTCACGTCCCTTCGACGCCAACGACGAAGAACATGATCAACGCAGTGTCTCTCGGGATGATGAAGCCGAATGCCCTGTTGGTGAATACGGCCCGCGGAGACTTGATTGACGAGGCAGCATTATATGACGCCTTGAGCACAAACAGGATCAAGGCTGCAGGGCTCGACGTCCTTCATGCCGAGCCAATGCCCTCCGGGCACCCGCTATTTTCACTTCCCAACCTTCTTGTTTCACCGCATCTGGCAGCCCAGACCCCTCAGGCAACGGCAAAGGCTGTGGTTATGGCTGCAGAAGGAACGCTTGCAATTCTGCGAGGCGAGAGGTGGAAGAATGTGTTCAACCCCTCCGTTTATGACCACCCGAAGTGGCAAGGGACCTGA
- a CDS encoding tripartite tricarboxylate transporter TctB family protein, producing the protein MAVKRGEIAVASGLLIGCVVFSIFTLRIPTVATGTSAGPAFVPWLMLACLAVFAIIIIGKSILDAPEPEPNDQAVVAECQDKLGDETAKGTYLRIFFFIGLLVAYASLFMTLGYFATTLAVFIAGMFLLGERKLLSLIVFPGLIVAAIYYGFTEHLNVWLP; encoded by the coding sequence ATGGCCGTAAAGAGAGGCGAAATCGCCGTCGCCAGTGGGCTGCTGATCGGGTGCGTGGTTTTTTCAATTTTTACCCTGCGCATTCCTACGGTCGCAACGGGTACATCGGCAGGGCCCGCATTTGTGCCATGGCTCATGCTGGCATGCCTTGCAGTTTTCGCGATTATCATCATTGGCAAGAGCATCCTTGATGCTCCGGAACCTGAGCCGAATGATCAGGCGGTCGTTGCAGAGTGTCAGGACAAGCTTGGCGATGAGACTGCAAAGGGAACCTACCTGAGGATCTTCTTTTTCATTGGCCTGCTCGTCGCCTACGCGTCGTTGTTCATGACGCTTGGATACTTCGCGACCACTCTGGCCGTTTTCATTGCCGGAATGTTCTTGCTGGGTGAGCGTAAGCTGCTGTCGCTCATCGTCTTTCCGGGTTTGATAGTTGCAGCGATTTACTATGGTTTCACCGAACATCTGAACGTCTGGTTGCCATAG
- a CDS encoding tripartite tricarboxylate transporter substrate binding protein, translated as MKTQLKTLLMGAVLVASATAAGAADYPFRPIQVIVPYSAGGGTDLSARIMADVFQKLYPDATLVVRNQPGGGGSIGTSAAINSKPDGYTLGTGSQGPLALLPHYGGTDYQIDDISYIGLMGRNLQLVVGCKGAPFSTGEEFLAYAKENPGKIQVGNSGAGGANHIAVAAMGDAAGIEFEHVPFGGASQAVTACLGGHIHAMTLTPAEGLPHMQSGSITGLFIMEDERPKMLPDIPTLKELGVDFTWSSWKGIIAPKDVPEDVLGFLREAFQKVFNDERFLSRMKEMGEFVEYRDAEGYEALVRRDSKTAGDVIEKLGMTNMNK; from the coding sequence ATGAAAACTCAACTCAAGACACTGCTAATGGGGGCTGTATTGGTCGCGTCGGCAACAGCAGCCGGTGCCGCGGATTATCCCTTTCGACCGATTCAGGTGATCGTTCCCTATTCCGCTGGTGGTGGTACGGATCTTTCGGCCCGGATCATGGCCGACGTGTTTCAAAAGCTCTATCCTGATGCAACGCTGGTTGTTCGCAACCAGCCCGGCGGAGGCGGCTCGATTGGCACCTCTGCTGCTATCAACTCAAAGCCCGACGGATACACACTAGGCACAGGAAGTCAGGGCCCGCTCGCGTTACTTCCCCACTATGGTGGCACCGACTATCAGATCGATGATATTTCCTACATCGGTCTTATGGGGCGCAATCTACAGCTTGTCGTTGGCTGCAAAGGCGCTCCTTTCTCGACCGGCGAAGAGTTTCTGGCCTATGCGAAAGAAAATCCCGGCAAAATTCAGGTCGGCAACTCCGGTGCCGGTGGAGCCAACCATATTGCCGTTGCCGCGATGGGTGATGCCGCAGGTATCGAGTTTGAGCATGTTCCCTTTGGCGGAGCATCACAGGCCGTAACAGCCTGTCTTGGTGGCCATATTCACGCAATGACTCTGACCCCGGCTGAAGGGTTGCCACACATGCAAAGCGGTTCGATCACCGGCCTGTTCATCATGGAAGACGAAAGACCCAAGATGCTTCCCGATATTCCGACACTGAAGGAACTTGGCGTGGATTTCACTTGGTCTTCATGGAAAGGCATCATCGCTCCGAAAGATGTTCCTGAAGATGTTCTCGGTTTTCTTCGCGAGGCTTTCCAGAAAGTGTTCAATGACGAACGTTTTCTCTCTCGCATGAAAGAGATGGGCGAGTTCGTCGAATATCGTGACGCCGAAGGATACGAAGCACTCGTTCGTCGCGACAGCAAGACTGCTGGTGATGTCATCGAGAAACTTGGCATGACAAATATGAACAAATAG